The following are encoded together in the Myxocyprinus asiaticus isolate MX2 ecotype Aquarium Trade chromosome 7, UBuf_Myxa_2, whole genome shotgun sequence genome:
- the slc2a15b gene encoding solute carrier family 2 member 15b, giving the protein MAEEVLIDPNGKSRGHLTSSLLAVAFLSSFGSSMLYGYNLAVVNSPAEYIKDFYNQTIVRRYGSGVDEEALTLMYSVTVSIFAIGGLLGSLTVGIQVTKFGRKGTLVHSTILVFIAGGLMGFSRLCGSPEMIIIGRFITGIHSGISLSVVPMYLGEIAPKSLRGFLGLMPSIFICLGVFIAQILGLHEILGKEEYWPLFLSLVVVPTFIQLMLLPWFPESPRYLLIEKRNIHATITALKWYRAKSNIQAEMEEIQEEQRSLSSVESVSVLQLFRDPSVRWQLVTVIVVNAGMQLSGIDAIWFYTNTIFENAGIAAHQIQYTTVGTGAIEVIAGLIGCFTIERVGRRPLMIGGFTFMGICCAGITFSLILQTHVAFMRYFSVACVVGIIAGFCIGPAGVPFLMTGELFKQSHRPAAYIVGGFLNWISNFTVGFVFPFLQMSAGAFCYLVFCGVCVGVAVYVYFIIPETKNKTFVEISQMFASRNGCEIENLPLAITDQLSLKKMNGYGTLAVDVDKTDKLDN; this is encoded by the exons TACATAAAGGACTTTTATAACCAAACCATTGTGAGGCGTTATGGGTCAGGAGTGGATGAAGAGGCTCTCACGCTTATGTATTCAGTCACTGTATCTATATTTGCCATCGGAGGCCTGTTGGGCTCTCTCACAGTGGGAATACAGGTTACCAAATTTGGGAG AAAAGGGACACTGGTGCACAGCACAATTCTGGTGTTTATTGCTGGAGGGCTGATGGGCTTCAGCCGGTTATGTGGATCTCCAGAGATGATCATCATCGGTCGCTTTATTACAGGGATACATTCAG GGATATCGCTCAGCGTAGTGCCCATGTACCTGGGAGAAATTGCTCCAAAGAGTCTTCGGGGCTTCCTGGGACTCATGCCaagcatcttcatctgtttgggagTGTTTATTGCACAGATTCTGGGGCTCCATGAGATCTTGGGCAAG GAAGAGTACTGGCCTCTGTTCCTCTCTCTAGTTGTGGTGCCTACATTTATACAGCTCATGTTGTTGCCATGGTTCCCAGAGAGTCCAAGATACCTGTTGATAGAAAAGCGGAACATTCATGCAACTATCACAG CACTGAAGTGGTACCGTGCTAAGTCTAACATCCAGGCTGAGATGGAGGAGATACAGGAAGAGCAGCGCTCTTTGTCCTCAGTAGAGTCTGTCTCTGTTCTGCAGCTCTTCAGGGATCCATCCGTTCGCTGGCAGCTTGTTACAGTCATTGTGGTTAATGCTGGGATGCAGCTTTCTGGAATTGATgcg atttggtTCTACACCAACACTATCTTCGAGAATGCTGGCATTGCTGCTCATCAGATTCAGTACACAACAGTGGGCACTGGAGCCATAGAGGTCATCGCTGGACTCATAGGG TGTTTCACTATTGAGCGTGTGGGAAGGAGGCCTCTAATGATTGGTGGTTTCACCTTCATGGGCATATGCTGTGCTGGGATTACTTTCTCCCTCATATTACAG ACTCATGTGGCGTTCATGCGTTATTTCAGTGTGGCCTGTGTGGTTGGAATCATCGCTGGATTCTGCATAGGGCCTG CTGGAGTCCCATTCCTCATGACAGGAGAGCTCTTTAAACAATCTCATCGACCTGCTGCCTACATTGTAGGAGGATTTCTCAACTGGATATCAAACTTCACTGTGGGCTTTGTCTTTCCATTCCTACAG aTGTCAGCTGGTGCATTCTGCTACCTGGTGTTCTGTGGTGTTTGTGTGGGGGTGGCAGTTTACGTCTACTTCATTATCCCTGAGACCAAGAACAAAACCTTTGTGGAGATCAGTCAGATGTTTGCTTCAAGAAACGGTTGTGAAATTGAAAACCTGCCGCTAGCCATCACTGACCAACTCAGCCTCAAAAAGATGAACGGGTATGGAACACTTGCTGTAGATGTGGACAAAACTGACAAGCTGGATAACTAG